The nucleotide sequence TTTGAGCATATACATATAACCAACAGTTACAGGACGCTCGAATTTCTCACCGGTACGACCATCGTAAAGGGTAATCTGACCTGAAGTCGGTAAGCCACCTAATTCTAATAAGCCTTTGATCTCCGTTTCGTGAGCACCATCGAATACAGGTGTTGCAAGCGGTAAACCTTTACGTAAGTTTTGTGCTAAACGCATTACTTCTTCATCTGTGAAGGTGCTTAAATCAACAACCTGTGAACCGTGTCCTAAGTCATACGCTTTTTGCATATATTCACGCAGTTTCGCTACTTCTTGTTGCTCTTTGATCATCTTGTTGATCTGATCACCGATACCACGAGCCGCTAAGCCTAAGTGGGTTTCTAAGATCTGACCAATGTTCATACGAGATGGTACGCCCAGCGGGTTCAATACGATTTCTACCGGCTGACCGTTTTCATCGTATGGCATATCTTCAACTGGGTTGATTTTCGAGATAACACCTTTGTTACCGTGACGACCCGCCATCTTATCACCCGGTTGGATTTGGCGTTTCACCGCAAGGTAAACTTTAACCACTTTTAACACGCCCGGTGCTAAATCGTCACCTTGAATGATCTTGTTACGTTTGATTTCAAGTTTACGTTCAAACTCTTTGCGTAACTCTTCGTGCTGCTCTGCTAACTGCTCTAATTGATTTTGTTTTGCTTCGTCTTCTAAAGTTTGTTCTAACCATTTTTCACGAGCAACGCCATCTAGTACAGACTCTTTCACGCCGCCTTCAATTAATAAGTTGCGAACACGAGTGAATAAGCCGGCTTCTAAGATCTCTAACTCTTCAGATAAATCTTTTTTCGCTTCACGAAGTTGCAGCTCTTCGATCTCTTTCGCACGTTTATCTTTTTCTACGCCATCACGGGTGAAGACTTGAACATCAATAACCGTACCTGAAGTACCGTTTGGTACACGAAGTGAAGAATCTTTCACATCAGAAGCTTTTTCACCAAAGATTGCACGTAATAGTTTTTCTTCCGGTGTTAATTGGGTTTCACCTTTAGGGGTTACTTTACCCACTAAGATGTCGCCACCTTTCACTTCCGCACCGATGTAAACGATACCGGATTCGTCTAATTTGCTTAATGCAGATTCACCTACGTTTGGAATATCTGCCGTGATCTCTTCTGAACCTAATTTGGTATCACGAGCCACACAAGATAACTCTTGGATGTGGATTGTAGTGAAGCGATCTTCTTGAACCACACGCTCAGACACTAACATTGAGTCTTCAAAGTTATAACCGTTCCAAGGCATAAATGCCACACGGATATTTTGACCTAACGCTAGCTCACCTAAGTCTGTTGAAGGACCATCTGCTAAAATCTCACCACGAGCAACCGGCTCGCCTAAGTTCACACAAGGCACTTGGTTGATACAAGTGTTTTGGTTTGAACGGGTGTATTTAATTAAGTTATAGATGTCGATACCTGCCTCGCCCGGAATCGTTTCATCCTCATTCACTTTAACTACGATACGAGATGCATCAACATATTGAACTGTACCACCACGTTTTGCCACAATCGCAACCCCTGAATCGAGAGCGATTGGTTTTTCCATACCGGTACCGACTAACGGTTTGTCCGCACGCAATGTTGGAACTGCCTGACGTTGCATGTTCGCACCCATTAACGCACGGTTCGCATCGTCGTGCTCTAAGAACGGAATTAACGCTGCCGCCACAGAAACCACTTGTTGAGTTGAGATGTCCATATACTGAACTTCTTCCGGTTTGAATAAACCTGACTCACCTTGCTGACGGCAAGTTACATAAGTATCAGTAAAGCGGAAGTTTTCATCTAAGTTTGAGTTCGCCTGAGCAATGATATTATTGCTCTCTTCAATCGCTGATAAGTACTCGATCTCTTCTGTTACTTGACCATCAACCACTTTACGGAATGGCGTTTCTAAGAAACCGTAGTTATTGGTACGAGCATACACAGAAAGTGAGTTGATCAAACCGATGTTTGGACCCTCTGGGGTTTCAATTGGACACAAACGACCGTAGTGAGTCGGGTGAACATCTCGAACCTCAAAGCCCGCACGCTCACGGGTTAAACCACCCGGACCTAATGCAGAAATACGGCGTTTGTGCGTAACCTCTGAAAGCGGGTTATTTTGGTCCATAAATTGCGAAAGTTGTGAAGAGCCGAAGAACTCTTTCACTGCCGCAGAAATCGGTTTTGCATTGATTAAATCTTGTGGGGTTACGCCATCTAAATCACCTAAAGATAAACGCTCACGTACTGCACGCTCAACACGCACTAAACCAATACGGAATTGGTTTTCTGCCATCTCGCCTACAGAACGGATACGACGGTTACCTAAGTGGTCGATATCGTCCACCTCACCACGACCGTTACGGATCTCAATTAATTTTTTCATCACACCGATGATGTCATCGTTGCTTAAAATGCCTGTGCCTTCGCCTTCAGGAATCTCTAAAGAGCGATTAAATTTCATACGACCTACTGCAGATAAATCGTAACGCTCTGCAGAGAAGAACATATTATCAAATAACGCTTCTGCCGCTTCTTTTGTTGGTGGCTCGCCCGGACGCATCATACGGTAAATTTCCACTAACGCACTTAAACGGTCGTAAGTTGGATCAACACGTAATGTTTCAGAAATGTATGGACCGTGATCTAAATCGTTGGTAAATAGTACTTCGATCTCTTTATAGCCTGCTGCCGAAAGGTTCGCTAACATTTCCATTGAGATTTCCATATTCGCAGGGCAGATCACTTCACCTGACGATAAATCAACATAATCTTGTGCTGCTACTTTACCAACGATGTACTCAACCGGCACTTCGATTTGTGTCACGTTATCTTTTTCTAACGCACGAATGTGACGAGCGGTGATACGGCGACCCACTTCAACATACACTTTGCCGTTTGCTGCAATATCAAATGACGCTGTTTCACCTCTTAAACGCTCAGGCACTAAGGTCATTAATAATTTATTATCTGCAATTTCAAATTTAACTTTCTCGAAGAATAAGTTTAAGATTTCTTCGGTAGTGTAGCCTAATGCACGCAAGATGATGGTTGCCGGTAACTTACGGCGACGGTCGATACGAGCGAATAAGTTATCTTTCGGGTCAAACTCAAAATCTAACCAAGAACCACGATAAGGAATAATACGTGCGTTATAAAGCACTTTACCTGAAGAGTGGGTTTTACCTTTGTCAGAGTCGAAGAACACGCCCGGGCTACGGTGTAATTGTGAAACGATAACACGCTCAGTACCGTTGATCACGAAAGTACCGTTGTCGGTCATTAATGGGATTTCGCCCATATACACGTTTTGCTCTTTAACATCTTTGATTGTACCGGCCGCAGCTTCACGGTCGTAAGACACTAAACGCAATTTCACACGTAATGGAGCGGCATAGGTTGTGCCACGGATTTGACATTCACGCACATCAAATACCGGCTCGCCT is from Mannheimia varigena and encodes:
- the rpoB gene encoding DNA-directed RNA polymerase subunit beta encodes the protein MAYSYSEKKRIRKSFGKRPQVLNVPYLLTIQLDSFAKFIEKDPEGQQGLEAAFRSVFPIVSNNGATELQYVSYELGEPVFDVRECQIRGTTYAAPLRVKLRLVSYDREAAAGTIKDVKEQNVYMGEIPLMTDNGTFVINGTERVIVSQLHRSPGVFFDSDKGKTHSSGKVLYNARIIPYRGSWLDFEFDPKDNLFARIDRRRKLPATIILRALGYTTEEILNLFFEKVKFEIADNKLLMTLVPERLRGETASFDIAANGKVYVEVGRRITARHIRALEKDNVTQIEVPVEYIVGKVAAQDYVDLSSGEVICPANMEISMEMLANLSAAGYKEIEVLFTNDLDHGPYISETLRVDPTYDRLSALVEIYRMMRPGEPPTKEAAEALFDNMFFSAERYDLSAVGRMKFNRSLEIPEGEGTGILSNDDIIGVMKKLIEIRNGRGEVDDIDHLGNRRIRSVGEMAENQFRIGLVRVERAVRERLSLGDLDGVTPQDLINAKPISAAVKEFFGSSQLSQFMDQNNPLSEVTHKRRISALGPGGLTRERAGFEVRDVHPTHYGRLCPIETPEGPNIGLINSLSVYARTNNYGFLETPFRKVVDGQVTEEIEYLSAIEESNNIIAQANSNLDENFRFTDTYVTCRQQGESGLFKPEEVQYMDISTQQVVSVAAALIPFLEHDDANRALMGANMQRQAVPTLRADKPLVGTGMEKPIALDSGVAIVAKRGGTVQYVDASRIVVKVNEDETIPGEAGIDIYNLIKYTRSNQNTCINQVPCVNLGEPVARGEILADGPSTDLGELALGQNIRVAFMPWNGYNFEDSMLVSERVVQEDRFTTIHIQELSCVARDTKLGSEEITADIPNVGESALSKLDESGIVYIGAEVKGGDILVGKVTPKGETQLTPEEKLLRAIFGEKASDVKDSSLRVPNGTSGTVIDVQVFTRDGVEKDKRAKEIEELQLREAKKDLSEELEILEAGLFTRVRNLLIEGGVKESVLDGVAREKWLEQTLEDEAKQNQLEQLAEQHEELRKEFERKLEIKRNKIIQGDDLAPGVLKVVKVYLAVKRQIQPGDKMAGRHGNKGVISKINPVEDMPYDENGQPVEIVLNPLGVPSRMNIGQILETHLGLAARGIGDQINKMIKEQQEVAKLREYMQKAYDLGHGSQVVDLSTFTDEEVMRLAQNLRKGLPLATPVFDGAHETEIKGLLELGGLPTSGQITLYDGRTGEKFERPVTVGYMYMLKLNHLVDDKMHARSTGSYSLVTQQPLGGKAQFGGQRFGEMEVWALEAYGAAYTLQEMLTVKSDDVNGRTKMYKNIVDGTHYMEPGIPESFNVITKEIRALAIDMELDEA